TATAGTATCTTTATTGCGACGGAACATGTCTCTTATTAGTGCAACTTTTTTTGTTAATGCTCTAGCAAGAGGTCCTGTTTCATAAAATTTTCCATTAAATTTAACCTTTTTGGCAAATGTCTTTTCTCCATAGTATAAAGATTCTTCCTCTTCTATTTTATCAATATCTAAACTATGGTAAATATTTGTTGCCATTTTTGCTTTTGAGAAAATAGAGTGTTCTCCTAATACTATAAATCTTCCATGGCTTTTGCCAATCGTGCCCAACTCCTCTTTTTCTAATAGTCTTAACATATCAGGTAGATCACCAGTTAATCTTAGTAGTTGTTCGCATCTTTTCATACTTAGGATATTATCTAAACTATCTTTTATTATTTTTTCTTCGAAAAATTCAATAACACTGCATAAAAGTGCATCTGCGTGCATTAATTCAAGAGGTGTTGGATCGCATACTACCCCTCCAGGAATTGCATAAGATGAGTGAGGCCACTGTCCTGCAAAAATGGCAATAACAGATGTAATTTGTGTAACGGCATAATGCATTTTTAGATATGAAGGAGGTTCAGTTTTTGTCAGACTTGCCAGTTTTGGAGACAAAGTAAGATAAAACCATTTAAGATGATTTTGTATAATTTCACAATATAAAGTAATATCTCTAATAACTTTTGCTTTTAGAGTTAAATCAACAGTAATAGAGCTGTTTTCTAAAATTGATTCAAGTGACCTTACTGCTGCCATTAGATGAGAATGACCGCAAATACCACAAACTCTTGGAGAGATTACTAGTGCATCAAGAGCAGGTTTTCTTTTAAGAATTAATTCTATGCCTCTGAAATTTGGAAAATCTATCTGTACATCTCTGATTTTCCCCCATTGATTATGAAAAGTTAGTACAGCTTCTCCTTCTATATGTTCTACTAATTGTTTAATCATCTAGTAACCTCTTTTTTAACCTAGGAATTGAAAATGTTTTTGCTACACTACTAACTGTAAGGTAAATTCGTTTGGATACTCCAAGAGGTACTTCTGCTGGAATTGACATATTTTTAGGAGTATAGAAAAAGGAGAAGTTAGGGAAGTTGGGTTCAGTGCAACCAAAGCAAGGTTGACCAGTTCTTGTTTTTGAGCTAGTTTCATTCCAGAGTGTTATATTGCAGTTTCCTCGACTCATAGGTCCTCTGCACCCTTGCTCGTAAAAGAGACATCCTTCTTTAAGTCCAAAATCTTTTGCATCCACTTTCCATTCAAAATATTCATTACGACTGCAACCGTGATGAATTGTATGGGCATATATCTCTTTTGGACGTTTCATGTTGTCAAGAGGAATTGGTTGTTTTGATTTTATAGCCATTAGAACTGTTGCAAGATTTTTTGGGTGTATAGGGCATCCAGGTATATTAATAACATTACTTTTTAAAATATGTGGATTTTTTAGTTTTTGTTCATGTCTAAATAAAATTCCAGTTGCATTTCTTTTATTTTGAGAGAAAATACCACCAAATGATGCACAAGTTCCTGCTGCAATTACAGTATCTACCTTACCATCAAATCTTTTTATAAGTTTGTCAATTGAAATTCCTGCTCTATAAAAATTTGGATCAATTGTCCCTTCTATAATAAGAATATCACATTGTATTGATTTATCATTAACAATTTTTTTAAGTGAAATAGGTGAAGGAATTATAGGATGATATATAAGGTCAAATGAGTTAAGTACAGTTTTTAGGTAGGGATAGTTAAAGAAAGAGTGACTGTTTCCATTACAAGTTGCACCTTGTAACCATATAATTTTAGGTTTTTTGTGGTAGTTCATCATTTTTTAGAGCTCTATATATATTCTCTGCAATTGACTCTTCGTAATGCTCTAATGGTTCGGGTAAAATAGCCTCTCCATTTAAAAATACCATTCCTCCAAGATATCCCATAAAAAGACCAAATGCAGAGAAAAAGTCTTGGTTTCTTAGTTCTCCAGATTGCACACCATTGTCAAAAAAGATCATCAATTCTGTAACAAAAGCCGTTATGCATGTAATTCCTTCACACCGCTCTTTGTATATTTCACGATTGGAAAGATAAACACGAAGGAAAAAATCAAGCATCTCAGGCTCTTCTTTTGCTGTTTGAAAATAGACATTTACAATTTTACGGATTTTATCTTTTGTAGATATTGGTGAGTCATTAATAACACGAAGTTTTGCCCCCAATGATTCAGAAATATGACGAATTATCTCTTCCGCCAGACTCTCTTTTGAAGAGAAGTAGTTATAAAAATTTCCAGCACTCATTCCTAATGATTTTGCAATTTCAGGTATAGTTGTTGAATAAAACCCTCTTCTTGAAAATAGTCGAAGAGCAGCTTTTATAATGTCTATTTTTTTTCTCTCTTTAGATTTTCTCATATTAGTCTCTTATCCCAATAAAATTGTTAGCTCTAAATAATACCAAATTGTTTCTTTGAACAATAAGTTTTTTCTTTTTTTAAATAACATTTTGAATAAAAAGAGTTGCATTAATATAATAAAGAAAAAAATTTATTATTATTTCCATCAATAATTATGTTATATACAAAGACGATAAATACTATTTAATAAAAAATGAAGAATAAGCAGTGTTACTTAAATAAAACTTCAAAAAAATATATTTTTAAAAATTATTATTGCAAATAAGCATTCATTCATAAAAATTTAAGTTCAAACGAATTATCATTCATTCACAGGCCATATAAAAGTCATAATATTTATACTTGCGAAAGTTTAAGAGTTAAATATTATGATTATGAATAGCGGCCGCTCTACTTTCAATAAGGAGTAACAATGAATGAATCAAGTTTGCTTCAGCGATTCTCGGAAAGAATCAATGCGCTGAAAAAGCTTCCTAAAATTCAGGATAATAAATCAATCCCTGAGTTATTGGAAGAGAAAGGTTTCTCTAGACGTGACTTTATGAAGTGGGCAAGTGCAATGACAGCTGTATTGTCACTTCCTGCTACATTTGCACCTACTGTAGCTGCAGCAGCAGAAGTTGCTGACAGATTACCAATTGTTTGGTTGCATATGGCAGAGTGTACAGGATGTAGTGAAAGTTTACTACGTACATCATATCCAACTATTGACAGTCTCATTTTTGATTATATCTCTCTTGAGTATCATGAGACAATTATGGCTGCTGCAGGATGGCAAGCAGAGCATAATCTTGAGCAAGCAATTGAAAAATATAAGGGACGCTACATTTTAATGGTTGAAGGTGGTATCCCAACCGGAATGCACGGTAACTATTTGACAATTGGGGCACATGGCCATACTGGACTCCATTCAGCAGAGAAAGCAGCTGAAGATGCAGCAGCAATTTTTGCTATTGGTACTTGTTCAGCATTTGGTGGTATTCAGGCAGCTGCACCAAATCCAACTGGCGCTGTTCCAATGAGTAAAGTAACACATAAACCTGTTATCAATGTTCCTGGATGTCCTCCAAGTGAGAAAAATATTGTAGGAACACTTCTACACTATATTCTTTATGGAACACTTCCAGCACTTGATGCATTCAATCGTCCAAAATGGGCTTATGGTCTTCGAATTCATGATCTATGTGAACGACGTGGTCACTTTGATGCTGGTGAATTTGTTGAAGAGTTCGGTGATGCAAATGCAATGGAAGGATTCTGTCTATACAAAGTTGGATGTAAAGGACCATATACATTCAATAACTGCTCAAGAGAACGATTTAATGACCACACATCTTGGCCAATTCAAGCTGGACATGGATGTATTGGATGTAGTGAACCAGATTTCTGGGATACTATGGGGCCATATGAAGAGCCATTAGCAGACAGACTTTATGAAACAGTATTTGGCGGTCTTGGAGCTGATGCAACAGCAGATAAGATAGGTATGGGTGTCTTAACAGCAGTTGGTATCGGTATTGCCGCGCATGCAGCCATTTCAGCTATTAAAAATCCTAAGGAGTAGTAGATGGGGAAAAAAAGAGTCGTAGTAGATCCTATTACCAGAATTGAGGGACACCTTCGTGCAGAAGTTGTCGTAAATGATGAGGGAGTAGTAGAAAATGCTTATGTAAGTTCTACTCTCTGGCGTGGACTTGAAGTAATTGCAAAAGGTCGTGATCCAAGAGATGTACCTTTTATGATGCAGAGAATCTGCGGTGTTTGTACATTTTCTCACTATCTTAAAAGTACAATGGCTGTAGAAGATGCACTTGGAATCAAAATTCCTTTGAATGCTGAGCTAACCCGTACCCTTATGAATATTTCTCTTTTCCTTCATGACCATGTTGTTCACTTTTATCAGCTTCATGGACTTGATTGGGTTGACATTGTTTCAGCGCTTAAAGCTGATCCTAAAAAAGCTAGTGAGTTAGCATTTAAATATGCTGATGATCCTATTGCTACAGGTGTTAATGACCTGATTCGTGTTCAGGAAAAAGTTAAAAAATTTGCTGAAAATCCTCAAGGTCTTGGACCATTTGCCAATGCATACTGGGGGCATCCAACATATCGCTTTACTCCTGAGCAAAACTTAATTGCACTTTCACACTACCTAAAAGCACTTGAGCTTCAGCGTGTAGCAGCACGTATGATGGCTATTTTTGGTGGTAAAAACCCACACCCACAAAGTCTTACTGTTGGTGGTGTTACTTGTATTATGGACCTTCAAGATCCTGCACGTATGGGTGAGTGGATGGCTCAATTCCAGGAGATGGCAAACTTTGTTATTAATGCTTATCAGGCTGATATTATTATGGCAGCTGAAATGTATAAAGATGAGCCATCTGTAACTAAGCCTATTGGTGTTAAAAACTTCATGGCACATGAAGATATGCTAATAGGACGTGGTGATTATCTGTTTAGTTCAGGTTATGTTTTAAATGGAGATTTGAGTAAAGCTTTTGATATTAATGAAGATTTGATTACTGAAGAAGCAACTCACTCTTGGTATAAAGATAATCAACCGCTTCATCCATATGATGGAAAGACAAATCCAAACTATACTGGATTGAGAGATGGAGAGAGTGTCGGTCCTGATGGTAAAATGGCACACTCTAAATTGATTGATGAGAGTAAAAAATATAGCTGGATCAAATCTCCACGCTATGATGGCCAACCAATGGAAGTTGGACCATTAGCTTGTATGGTTGTTAGCTATGCTAAAGGTAATAAGCGAGTACAAAAAGCTGTTAACGACTTCTTAAAGCGAACAGGATTACCTGTTGAAGCTCTATTTACAACTCTTGGACGTACAGCAGGTCGTATGTTGCAAGCAAAAATTATTGCTGAAAATGGATTGACTGCATTCAATAACCTTGTTGAGAACCTAAAAGTTGACCAAACAACTTGTGCTCCATATGTTATTGATAAAAATAAAGAGTACAAAGGACGTGGTATTGGTGATGTTCCACGAGGTATGTTGAGCCACTGGATTCGCATTAAAAATGGTGTTGTTGAAAACTATCAGGCAGTTGTTCCTTCTACTTGGAATGCAGGTCCGATGGATGCAAATGGAAGACAAGGGCCATATGAAGCAGATCTTGTAGGCTTAAAGATACATGATCTAACTCAGCCTCTTGAGATTATCCGAATTATCCACTCTTATGACCCTTGTATTGCTTGTGCCGTACATGTAATGGATACTAAAGGAAATAAACTTAGTGAGTATAAGCTAGATCCACTTTATGGCACTTGTTCTGTCTGAAAGGAGTCAAAATGGCAAACCATGAAAACAAAAATCTTATGGAGCGTGAGAAAGAGTTCTCCGCTTCATATCGATGGCAGCACTGGATTAGAGCATTCTCTATTGTTGCTTTAATCTTTACAGGGTTTTATATTGCGGATCCTTTTCTAACTCCAGAACCAAATGCTGAGCCTACAAACTTTCAGCAAGCATTAATGAGAGGATGGCATGAAATAATTGGCTGGGTTTTGGTAGCAGTCTTTATCTTTAAGTCATATCTTTTCCTATTTACTCGTGAACATCGTGGAGAGATGGCTTCACTTAAAGATTTGGTTGATCCAAAAGTATGGATTCAGCAAGTTGGATATTATATGCTTATAGCAAAGCATCCAAAGCTGAAAGGGACTTATAACCCTATACAGTTTGTTGCATATGCAGGTTTTTATTTAATGCTTTTTGGAATTATAGTTACAGGGCTTGTTTTATATGTGCATACAACACATCTTGGTCTTGGTGATATGCTTTATGGACCAATGCGTTCACTTGAAGTAATGATGGGTGGATTAGCAAATGTTCGTGAAATTCACCATATTCTTATGTGGGGTATAATCATATTCGTTGTTGGACATATCTATATGGCTGTCTATAATGCTGTCTTTGGTAAAGAAGGGGCTATGGACGCTGTATTCAGTGGTATGAAGTGGAAACACGAAGATCATTGATTTTAACTGCTACATATGCTATTCTTCCGATAAATTACTCCCCCTTTTTTTGGGGAGTACCTTCCTTTCTGCGCATTATAAAAGATTTTGAGATTTAAAATTTTTTCTGATTCGCTGAAGGGAGAATTGCTTCAGAAAAAAGGAGATATTTATATATGAAAATTTTAATTTTAGGAATAGGTAATATACTATTTGGAGATGAGGGTATTGGACCACATATGGTGCACTATCTTGAAAAGAAGTATGAGTTTAAATCAGATGAACATACAATAGATTTAGTAGATGGTGGTACACTGGCTCAAAGATTGATTCCTATAATTACAGATTATGATCATGTCATTATTATAGATTGTGTTACAACTGAAGGTGGTGAAGTAGGGGATGTATACTTTTTTGATTTTAATGCTGTGCCATCTTGTGTTACATGGCAAGGGAGTGCACATGAGGTTGAAATGCTTCAAACTCTGCAAATGATTGAAATGTTTGGAGATTTGCCACCTGTAAAAATTGTAGGTGTAGTACCTTTTGTAATAGGTGAAGATTCAACTTTTTCATTAACTAATGAAGTTATTGAAGCATCTAAAACAATGGAAAAAGCAATTATTGATCATCTTGCCACTTTAGGAGTGGAATCAAAACAGATTGCATCTCCTTTGCTTCAAGAAGTTGCTAAAGAGACATATATTAGGGAAGTAAGATGATTTTAGTTTTTAAATTTGTAAATATTACAGAAAATGGTGTTTTAGAAAGAGTTTTACTTCGTACTTTATCAAACTCGTCTTGCAATGGTCATTTGATACGAAAAGATGATAATACTGAACTTTATGTTGAGAGTGACAGTGCAGAAGAGCTTGAAAACTTTGCAAATGAACTGGCTTTGTCTGTTCCTCACTCTATATTTATGAAAGATTATAGTGTTGAAGCAGTTGAAAGCATACCAGAATTGCCGGATTGGGAAGATAAATTTTCTAAACCTGACGCAATACCTCCTTGTCCTAAATGTCTTTTGGATGTAGAAAATTCTGAAAGTAAACAGTTTGGAAATATCTTTACTAGTTGTGAAGTATGCGGATATTCTGTTGAGCCAGCTAATGTAAAATTGACAAATTTTGCTAAAGAGATAGAACTTCCAGCAGACTCGAATCATAATGAAATTTTTGATTCACTAGCTAAAGTCATACATAATGGCGGATGTGCAACAGTAACTACAATGAATGGCACTGTAACTGTTTCAGCATTGACACAAAAAAATATTGTGAAGTTTCCTGTAGATGAAGTAGTAACATATGATGTTCATACAGCATCACGCTTCTTTGAGATGCAAAAAGGGGAAGTACTTGCACTAGGAAGCATAGAAAAACCAAGAATACGTTTACAAATTACAGCAGCACTTAAAGAGAAATATCCTTTTTTTAACAGTGCATTTGCAAATGTAAAACTGCCTGATGATATGGTACTTTTTTTACTTATGAGAGCATTGAAAAAAATGGGAGATGAACTCTTTTATATCTCTAAAAGAGTTGATCCGTCATTGCCAATATCTTTTACCTTTAGTTCAAATACACCTTCTTTAAAACCTCTTAATGTTGTTGTTACAGATGCAGGTAATGCTATTGTTGCATCAGGTGAACGTACTATATTGCCTTGGAGAGGTAAAGGTTTTGGTAAAAAAAGTTTGAGTCTTTGTAGTGAATATGTCGGTATAATGGAAGGTGACTTTGCTGAAGTTGTACACCAAGATCAGTTAGCTGGAAAAGATATAGAAGTTGATGAACTACTTGTAAGTGAAAATGAAGAAGCTCCAGAAACAAAAGCACCTATTATTCGTTACTCTCATAGACATGCAGCATTTTTCTCTGTATTAGGGCAGCATAATCTTCTAGATAAGAAATTAGCAGGTATATATATAAGTAAGTCTTACGATAGTGCTATTATGATTCACTCTCAAAAGTTTGGTCTGGTTGATTTTATTCGTTTTGATTTTGATTATCAAACATTTGATGAAATCTTTTCTGGTATAGAAAATATGGATGAAACCGGAGCTAAACTTCTCTCTAACTTTAAAAAGAAATTTCCAGATAGATTGGAACAGCTAGCAGATAATACTATTAAAAAAGATGGTTCAAGCATAATGACTCTATTTGGAGTAATAGGAGTTATTCTTGGATTTGGAGAAGATAATATAGAAGCTGCAAGAAACCTTCTTGATAATGCTGCAGAGTTTAAAGGTAAAAAAGGCCCTAGAATAGACTATAAATTAAAAGAGGAGAGACAGCTAAATCCTCTTTGGAGCATTCGTACAGCAATGAGTTTTAAACTTGCAGGTGTAGATGATCTTACTCTATCATTTGGAGTTGTAGAGAGCTTTTCAGAGTTTTTAAGCACGATGATAGACGATATAGAGACCGATATGGGGTTAGATGGCGTAGTTTTTTGTGGTTCTCTTTTTGGAGAGAAGAAGATTTTACAAAAAAGTAATATGCTGATTGCAAAAAATCACTCTGTATATTTCAATAAAGCTATGCCTCTTGATGATATAAATATAGCATATGGATCATTATTACTGACTCTTCGCTAGTACAAATTCGGGAAGGAAAAGGTTATGACCAAAGATATAAAAGCTAAAGAAGAACGTAAATTTGATATTGTATTAGCAGCAATAAGACTCTTTTCTCGTGATGGCTTTTATGCGACAAGAGTTCCTGACATAGCCAAAGAAGTAGGTATGAGTGCAGGAAATATATATAACTATTTTAAATCTAAAGAAGATTTGGCAAAGTGTGCCATTCGATACTGTACAAATGTTTTAGCAAATAAGTTGCGTGAAATAAATAATATGGATATAACTACAAGAGAGAAGATAGAGCATTTTGTAAAAGGTTACTTTGAAGTTGTTGAGAAGTTCCCTGAGTTGACAGAGTTCTTTTTACGAGTATATCTGGCAAACAGGGAAGTTTTTTCAAAAAGATGTGATAATGGATATGAGTGTGCTTCTGAATTTATTGAAGAGGTAGGTCGATTACTTGATAATGGTGCTGCTGCTGGCGATTTACAAAAGCAGGATTTTCATGTTGCTTTCAGTATGATTATGGGACCTTTAGGATGTTTTACTTTTCTTACCGGAGAGAATGTACTTGAAAAAAATGTGATAAAATATGCTCCAGATATTGCTGAAAATATCTATTTAGCATTAAGTAAACGTTAAAGGAAACATCATAAAAAGTAATAAAAAACGTGATTCAATCCTGTCTTGTTCATTAAAGCTTTTTGCAAAAAAAGGGTTTTACCATACAACAATACCTCTTTTGGCAAAAGAGCTTAAGATGAGTGTAGGGAATATATATAATTATTTCCCTTCTAAGATAAACTTAGCTAAAAGTGCTATAAGGTTTGCTTCAGGAATTTTAGCATCATCACTTCAAGATATAAATAAAAAGAATATACCGGCAAGAGAAAAGATAGAACTTTTTGTTCAAGATTATCTTGAAATAATTCAACATTCACCCGAAGTTATAGAATTTTTTCTAAGAGTATATCTTGCAAATAGAGATCTTTTTGAAGAGAATGAAGATGGTGGATTTCAGCTTGCAGAAGCTTTTGTTAAAGAGGTAGAAGAGTTGATCCAGTATGGAATTAGAAACTATGAATTTCGTAAAAGTCAAGATTTTTTTGTCTCTTTTAGTGTTTTAACAGGAATTTTGGGAGCTTTTACGTTTTTGTCTGGAGAAAATGTTTTAGATAGAGATGTTTCATCTTATAAGAAAGAAATATCGGATGCAATATATAAAGGATTGTCTTAGATTTAAGGTAAGTAAAAGCTCTTAAGAGATATTATTTTGAATGGGCATTCATTTATAATGATCAATTTATGCAACCTCCTCCTATAATAAAAATGAATCCCATAATCAAAGGTTGTAAGAAGAGCCATTAATTTCTGCTATGTGGAAATAGCTGATCCCTGCTTCCATAAAAATATTACCACTCCTTGTTAGGCAACTACTCTTTTACAGCCTTTGATAACTATAATAAAAAATATTCATACATTAAATCTTATTGTTATTTATTAACTTTCTTAAGTAAAAAAGCCATATAATTACTAAAAATATGCATATTTTATATGTATTATTAATAATTTTAATTCAAAAGAGTTTTATGGCAAAAATATTATTTTTAATTGTAATTATTATATATGGAAATTCTGTTTATGGCTCTAAATCAATTGCTGAAGCTCTAAAAGATGGGAGTTTTAGAGGACAGCTTAGATTATTTTATATTGATAGAAATTATAATGGACATACTAATTATCATAAGTCAGCATTTGCCAGTGGTGGATATTTAAACTACAAAACAGGTTTTTTTCAAGGAATGTGTAGTGGAATTTCTTTTTATTCTACTAACAATTTTGGAATAAGGTCAGATAATTTACCAGGAGAAGTTTTAGATCCTACACTTTTTGGTGAAGGCTTAAGTAGTTATACGATTGTTGGTGAAGCATATTTAAAATATAAATATGAAAATATGATGTTAAAAATTGGTAGGCAAAAAATAAATACTCCTATGCTAAGAGAGCATGATATACGTATGATTCCTAATTTTTATGAAGCTTATCTTTTTATCAGTAATGACATAAAAGATATAACTTTTACTTTTGCACATATTACAAAGTTTGCAGCAGGTACTTTTGCTAATGCATATCTAGGTGGGATAAGTGCAGCTACAGGTGGATATAGTTATATAAATTCTGATATGGGAACTTTTTCAAATATTGGTGAATATGCAGTAGGCATTAAAACTAATGGTATAACATTTATAGGTATTAAATATTTAGATTTTAAAAACGTGCAGTTGCAAATTTGGGACTATTATGTTCATAATATTTTAAATGCTATTTATTTACAGGGAGATTATAGTTTTTTTGTAGGCTCAATTAAGCTGAATGCATCTACTCAATATATTAAAGAGAATAACATTGGCAATGCTTTAGAGGAAGCAAAAAGTTTGGGAAATATAGAGTTTGATAAAATTAACTCATATTATTTAGCTATGAAATTAGCTATGAAGTATAAAAATATGAGCGGTTATGTAGCTTTCTCTTTTACTGGTGCAAATAACAATAATGTAGAAGGTTCAAGTATTATAAATATGTGGGGTTCAACTTTAGGATTTACAAATGGAATGGTTGCTCATCATGAGTTTTATTCAGATACAAAAAGTTGGAAAGTAGGAGTTGCTTATAATCTTAAAAGCTTTGGTATAAATGGAAATGTATCAATTTATCACTGTAATTTTGATTTAGGAGAAGATAACCCTTACGTAAATGGTGTAGGTTGGACAGCAAAAGAGAGTGGTTTTGATATTAAATATTATCCTTCTGTAATTAAAAATATACAGTTTCGATTTAGAGGAAATTTTCCAAGAGATTTTAAATATTATTCAGATATGGAAAATTTAAGTTGGGATGAGTATCGTTTTATTATAAATTATAATTTTTAAAAAGATCAGTTTAGTATGACTTCTCTACCCAAATAACTCCTGCAAATCTTCCTGTTGTTCCCTCTTTTCTATATGAAAAGTAGTCTGAGTTACAACAGGTGCATATTTTAGAGATTTTTATATGATTTT
This region of Hydrogenimonas thermophila genomic DNA includes:
- a CDS encoding nickel-dependent hydrogenase large subunit, which gives rise to MIKQLVEHIEGEAVLTFHNQWGKIRDVQIDFPNFRGIELILKRKPALDALVISPRVCGICGHSHLMAAVRSLESILENSSITVDLTLKAKVIRDITLYCEIIQNHLKWFYLTLSPKLASLTKTEPPSYLKMHYAVTQITSVIAIFAGQWPHSSYAIPGGVVCDPTPLELMHADALLCSVIEFFEEKIIKDSLDNILSMKRCEQLLRLTGDLPDMLRLLEKEELGTIGKSHGRFIVLGEHSIFSKAKMATNIYHSLDIDKIEEEESLYYGEKTFAKKVKFNGKFYETGPLARALTKKVALIRDMFRRNKDTITTRITARVYEIAILLHECRRLISTINIDEPSYINPKISWQSISGKGIGVIEAPRGSLIHKISIENGTIKSSQIITPTQWNLSTSSVQNPGIAQKAMIGLKDTEVAEFVFRTFDVCSVCTTH
- a CDS encoding hydrogenase, with amino-acid sequence MMNYHKKPKIIWLQGATCNGNSHSFFNYPYLKTVLNSFDLIYHPIIPSPISLKKIVNDKSIQCDILIIEGTIDPNFYRAGISIDKLIKRFDGKVDTVIAAGTCASFGGIFSQNKRNATGILFRHEQKLKNPHILKSNVINIPGCPIHPKNLATVLMAIKSKQPIPLDNMKRPKEIYAHTIHHGCSRNEYFEWKVDAKDFGLKEGCLFYEQGCRGPMSRGNCNITLWNETSSKTRTGQPCFGCTEPNFPNFSFFYTPKNMSIPAEVPLGVSKRIYLTVSSVAKTFSIPRLKKRLLDD
- a CDS encoding TetR/AcrR family transcriptional regulator; the encoded protein is MRKSKERKKIDIIKAALRLFSRRGFYSTTIPEIAKSLGMSAGNFYNYFSSKESLAEEIIRHISESLGAKLRVINDSPISTKDKIRKIVNVYFQTAKEEPEMLDFFLRVYLSNREIYKERCEGITCITAFVTELMIFFDNGVQSGELRNQDFFSAFGLFMGYLGGMVFLNGEAILPEPLEHYEESIAENIYRALKNDELPQKT
- a CDS encoding hydrogenase small subunit, with the translated sequence MNESSLLQRFSERINALKKLPKIQDNKSIPELLEEKGFSRRDFMKWASAMTAVLSLPATFAPTVAAAAEVADRLPIVWLHMAECTGCSESLLRTSYPTIDSLIFDYISLEYHETIMAAAGWQAEHNLEQAIEKYKGRYILMVEGGIPTGMHGNYLTIGAHGHTGLHSAEKAAEDAAAIFAIGTCSAFGGIQAAAPNPTGAVPMSKVTHKPVINVPGCPPSEKNIVGTLLHYILYGTLPALDAFNRPKWAYGLRIHDLCERRGHFDAGEFVEEFGDANAMEGFCLYKVGCKGPYTFNNCSRERFNDHTSWPIQAGHGCIGCSEPDFWDTMGPYEEPLADRLYETVFGGLGADATADKIGMGVLTAVGIGIAAHAAISAIKNPKE
- a CDS encoding nickel-dependent hydrogenase large subunit; the protein is MGKKRVVVDPITRIEGHLRAEVVVNDEGVVENAYVSSTLWRGLEVIAKGRDPRDVPFMMQRICGVCTFSHYLKSTMAVEDALGIKIPLNAELTRTLMNISLFLHDHVVHFYQLHGLDWVDIVSALKADPKKASELAFKYADDPIATGVNDLIRVQEKVKKFAENPQGLGPFANAYWGHPTYRFTPEQNLIALSHYLKALELQRVAARMMAIFGGKNPHPQSLTVGGVTCIMDLQDPARMGEWMAQFQEMANFVINAYQADIIMAAEMYKDEPSVTKPIGVKNFMAHEDMLIGRGDYLFSSGYVLNGDLSKAFDINEDLITEEATHSWYKDNQPLHPYDGKTNPNYTGLRDGESVGPDGKMAHSKLIDESKKYSWIKSPRYDGQPMEVGPLACMVVSYAKGNKRVQKAVNDFLKRTGLPVEALFTTLGRTAGRMLQAKIIAENGLTAFNNLVENLKVDQTTCAPYVIDKNKEYKGRGIGDVPRGMLSHWIRIKNGVVENYQAVVPSTWNAGPMDANGRQGPYEADLVGLKIHDLTQPLEIIRIIHSYDPCIACAVHVMDTKGNKLSEYKLDPLYGTCSV
- the cybH gene encoding Ni/Fe-hydrogenase, b-type cytochrome subunit; the encoded protein is MANHENKNLMEREKEFSASYRWQHWIRAFSIVALIFTGFYIADPFLTPEPNAEPTNFQQALMRGWHEIIGWVLVAVFIFKSYLFLFTREHRGEMASLKDLVDPKVWIQQVGYYMLIAKHPKLKGTYNPIQFVAYAGFYLMLFGIIVTGLVLYVHTTHLGLGDMLYGPMRSLEVMMGGLANVREIHHILMWGIIIFVVGHIYMAVYNAVFGKEGAMDAVFSGMKWKHEDH
- a CDS encoding HyaD/HybD family hydrogenase maturation endopeptidase → MKILILGIGNILFGDEGIGPHMVHYLEKKYEFKSDEHTIDLVDGGTLAQRLIPIITDYDHVIIIDCVTTEGGEVGDVYFFDFNAVPSCVTWQGSAHEVEMLQTLQMIEMFGDLPPVKIVGVVPFVIGEDSTFSLTNEVIEASKTMEKAIIDHLATLGVESKQIASPLLQEVAKETYIREVR
- a CDS encoding TetR/AcrR family transcriptional regulator, encoding MTKDIKAKEERKFDIVLAAIRLFSRDGFYATRVPDIAKEVGMSAGNIYNYFKSKEDLAKCAIRYCTNVLANKLREINNMDITTREKIEHFVKGYFEVVEKFPELTEFFLRVYLANREVFSKRCDNGYECASEFIEEVGRLLDNGAAAGDLQKQDFHVAFSMIMGPLGCFTFLTGENVLEKNVIKYAPDIAENIYLALSKR
- a CDS encoding TetR/AcrR family transcriptional regulator, whose product is MSCSLKLFAKKGFYHTTIPLLAKELKMSVGNIYNYFPSKINLAKSAIRFASGILASSLQDINKKNIPAREKIELFVQDYLEIIQHSPEVIEFFLRVYLANRDLFEENEDGGFQLAEAFVKEVEELIQYGIRNYEFRKSQDFFVSFSVLTGILGAFTFLSGENVLDRDVSSYKKEISDAIYKGLS
- a CDS encoding OprD family outer membrane porin, whose amino-acid sequence is MAKILFLIVIIIYGNSVYGSKSIAEALKDGSFRGQLRLFYIDRNYNGHTNYHKSAFASGGYLNYKTGFFQGMCSGISFYSTNNFGIRSDNLPGEVLDPTLFGEGLSSYTIVGEAYLKYKYENMMLKIGRQKINTPMLREHDIRMIPNFYEAYLFISNDIKDITFTFAHITKFAAGTFANAYLGGISAATGGYSYINSDMGTFSNIGEYAVGIKTNGITFIGIKYLDFKNVQLQIWDYYVHNILNAIYLQGDYSFFVGSIKLNASTQYIKENNIGNALEEAKSLGNIEFDKINSYYLAMKLAMKYKNMSGYVAFSFTGANNNNVEGSSIINMWGSTLGFTNGMVAHHEFYSDTKSWKVGVAYNLKSFGINGNVSIYHCNFDLGEDNPYVNGVGWTAKESGFDIKYYPSVIKNIQFRFRGNFPRDFKYYSDMENLSWDEYRFIINYNF